The genome window CCTGGTTCCCTGTGCCCTAGCAGGGAAACACAGTTACAGAGCTACACTGGTCCCAGGGCTTGACCCAGAGCAGGTGCTGCAGACCCAAGGCTTATTCTTGTTTGCTTGGGTGACTTCTGAAAGTTCTTTTTGATtcaatttgaagggcagagaaagggaaaaacagagatgTTCGACCTGCTGCAGGCTCACCCAGCAATTGTCCAGAACAGCTGAGCCTgcaccaggtagaagccaggagcctggaactctgggtggcagggacccaagtgcttcagctgtcacctgctgcctcccagggtgctcactagcaggaagctggatcgaaaatggagaagccgggactcagatcagactctgatttgggatgctggcatctgaagTGACAACTGAACTACTGTGACAGAGGCTTTCCCACATAACAGAAAAACgattttaaagttaactgaaattgGGACGGTAAACCTTGTGTTTTCATCCCTGCGTATCCTCCACTACGCCCAGCGTCTGGGCTCTAGGTTCTGGGTGTGCCCTGGACCTGGGTAGGTGGCACTGCTGTGGGGCCAGAGGAAAGCAGGGGGTCGGGACATGGTCCTTCCGCTCAGGGACAGCCTCAGAGCCCATGAAGGCAGCTTTCTCCAGGACTGTGCTAGGtgtggccctggggtgggggtgaggagatGGCATGAGCAGTGGCCTGCTTCGGCACCTGCACCCCAAGGAGTTGTCTACTGGGCGTCCCACGTGCAGCGTGGCTaggccagcaggcagcaggaaaACCTGTTGCTTGCTGCCCCTTCAGCCAGGCCAtctgggcctggggggggggggcagggagtggggtcTCACTGTTGCTCCAGGACCTGAGTATGGAGTTGCTGCGGGGGCAGTCtggccaggagctgcagggatGTGTGGCTGGGGGCTTTGGGGACTGGCACCGGCTTCTTTACGGAGCAGGAGGCGTCCTGTGCATCCCAGGGAGGGCCCCGCAGGCCTGCCccgcacagcgccagcccacccTGGCAGTGGGCgagtgcaggcaggcaggcatcaGCCCCAGCACTTGTAGAGGACGCCACAGAGTGAGGCAACTGGCTGAGGTGGGGGGGTGGTTTCTCAAATTCTGGTCTCTGTGGCGCTTCTGGGCGGACCCGATGTGTGAGGGGAGGCTCCTGggagggtttggccaggctgggGAGAAGCTGGGCAGCCAGGGGACATGCCTGGCTGCACTGAGAGGCGGCAGTGGGGGCCCGGGCCGACGCTGGTGCCAGTGGTGCCAGGCGCAGTAGTGAGTAGGGGTTCTGAGTGCCTCACATCCGGCTGCGCCCCAGCCTCGCCCTCATCCCCCGTGTTTGTTCTCCAGTGTTGCCGTCATTCACCAAGATGCCCTACGACATCGCCATCCGCACGGGCACCATGGCCCGCCTCGAGTGCGCCGCCACCGGCCACCCCAACCCGCAGATCGCCTGGCAGAAGGACGGGGGCACTGACTTCCCGGCGGCCCGCGAGCGGCGCATGCACGTCATGCCGGACGACGACGTGTTCTTCATCACGGACGTGAAGATCGACGACATGGGCGTTTACAGCTGCACTGCCCAGAACCTGGCCGGCTCCATCTCTGCCAACGCCACCCTCACTGTGCTAGGTTGGGCGCTGATAACAGGCGCTGGGGGGAGGGGTTCGCAGGTGTCAGACACTTAGGCTGCGTGGTggagcctggggtgcctgagtGCACTGGCTGCCTCTGAAACTCTGGGGCTTGCTAAGGGTTTTCTTGATCATGGGGTTCAGTTTCTTTTCAAACAAGATTGGCAGCCAGTGAATTAGTCTTCACAGGGCGCCGGCATGGGGCAATCTGGTGCTGACTGCCTGCTGaacggggtggggcggggcagctgAGAGGCCGCAGTGGCCCAGCACGGGCTGCCCGCCGTCGGGGCTTGTGTGGCCCGAGTTCATCCCCTCTCGGTGATGGGGCCCGCAGAGTGGCCATGTCCGGGTTGTCCTCGGTGCAGAGTACAAGGCGGGACTGCAGCATGTGAGGCTCACACGGTAACAGAGCGTCTCTGCCTTACCCACAGAGACTCCGTCCCTGGCAGTGCCCTTGGAAGACCGTGTGGTGTCTGTGGGAGAAACGGTGGCCTTCCAGTGCAAAGCCACtggcagccccccgccccgcatCACCTGGCTGAAGGGGGACCGGCCGCTGAGCCTCACTGAGCGGCACCACTTCACCCCCGGCAACCAGCTGCTGGTCGTGCAGAACGTGGTGGCAGAGGACGCGGGCCGCTACACCTGCGAGATGTCCAACGCCCTGGGCACGGAGCGTGCGCACAGCCAGCTGAGCATCCTGCCCACGCCGGGCTGCAGGAAGGACGGGACCACCGTGGGCATCTTCACCATCGCCGTGGTGTGCAGCATTGTGCTGACGTCGCTGGTCTGGGTGTGCATCATCTACCAGACCAGGAAGAGGAGCGAGGAGTACAGCGTCACCAACACAGGTCCGCGGGCAGCAGCGGAAGCAGTGACGTTGTTACGACGCAGGACTTGGCAAGGGGACTGGGTCCATGGGGCTTTTCAACAGTTTGACCCTCTGGGGAACTCCAGAATCGGGGACAGGGTGGCATCCGGGAAGCTGAGGCTTCAGGCCCGCTGTCGCGATGCTGCCTTTCCGGAACTTAGCACCGAGAATGGGGCGCGGTGAGCTCTGCAGCGCTGGGGCCTTGCTGGCTCAGTGGCGTCCCGTGCCCTGCTTCTGTGGGCTCCATCTCCCTTCCCGTCCCTGCGCGTGACCTCTGTGGCTGATGTATCCATCATGCTGTTTACGCCAGGGTGTGTCCACACGGCCTCGATGGCCTTGCCTGGGAGGATCCGCTTCTGGCCCTGACAGTGAATACATGCGCGTGTCTTGTCACTGCGCCCCAGTGTCTCACTGTCCTGTTCCCTTGCAGATGAAACCATCGTGCCACCCGACGTCCCAAGCTACCTCTCTTCTCAGGGGACCCTTTCTGACCGGCAGGAAACTGTGGTCAGAACTGAGGGTGGCCACCAGGCCAACGGACACATTGAGAGCAATGGTGAGGTTTCAGTGCGCAGGCGCGGGCGTCCCACCCCTTCCCTGGGCTAGGGCTTGGCTTTAGCTGGAGCAAATTGGGCCAATGTCTGGGGGTGGGGCTTCCTGACTAAGGCTCCATGTGTTCTGGGCCTCCTCTACACCGGTTCTGTGAGGCTCTACAGTCCTGTCTCTGATGAAAGTATTATACTGGGCTTTGTGATTCTGTCAGGAGAAAGGAGGGCCTGACCCACCGACTGCCCTGGAAGCCGCCACACTGTCTGTGCAGGAAAGGAGTCCAGAAGGTTCCCTCCACAGTGCAAGGGGGCAGCTGTGTTTACCCAGAGAGGGGTTAGTGGGCAGGGGGCTATGCACAGATGTAGACATGCAGTCCCTCCTCTGTGTATGCACAGGGAGCCCAGACACCAGCCCCGTGGATCCTGGGAACGGAGAGGGGGAGGGGTATACCCAGGCCTGCTCGGGCCTCAGCCGGGGAGCTCCTCTGCTGGGGCAaaaggctcctcctcctcctcctcagaagGGCTTGTCTGATGTGGCCGTGGGAAGGGAGGGTCAGAAACATGGCCCTTGTTGACCCCCCTGGTGGGAACGGCAGTCCGCCCTTCTGAAGAACATGGGTGAGAGAGACGGTGCTGGGAGTGTGGCCCGTTCCTTGGACCGTGTGGCAATCTCTTGCAGGTGTCTGTCCCCGAGATACGGGCCTATTTCCAGAGACTGACGTTCACGGCATTGCATGCAGGCAGCCCAGGCTGTGCGCTGGGTCTAGTAAAGAGCCATGGAAAGCACTGGAGAAAGCAGACGGGACTCCTGGCCTGCCTAAGATGGGTATGCAGTGTTTATGTCAGGAAACGTACTTGCTTTCTGCATTCAGGATTTGGGTTTACCTCACTCTCTGAAAGATGCTTCAGAGGTCTCTGACTGCCTCTGAGTGTGGCATTCAGTATATAAGCAGGAAGGTCAGGCCTGGCTCACTGTTGTTCCAGAATGGTGTGTCTCTTTAAATCTTCCGTCCACTAAGCCAGATCCCAGTTCCTGAGCGTTGCAGAATTCTAAGCAACCGGGGCCCAAATGCAATGTGCAGTTTGAGTACCTTTCCAGCAAGCTATTTTGTGACTGAATTTCTGTAATTTTTCAGATGATGCTTAACTGGGCACAGCACCTAATTGAAATCAAAAGTTTTCCCTGCCATCCAAGAGTAGGGTCACCCCATGTGTACAAAGTAGAGAGAATCTGGAGCACTTAGGCATAAATGTCTCCTCCTTTAGCTGAGAACATCCTTTGGGAGAGCTGGGTGCACAGCTGGCCACAGAGGACTGCCGTGTGCCTGTGCTGGCGTCGAGCAGTGTCTCTGGgcgtgggcctggggctgggtgtcGATGGCGCTCTCTGGCTCTTTCAGAACACAGCGGCGCGGTCGTGTGCACGGACTGCAGCTCTGCGGCGGACACTCCCTCCAGGGAAAAGGCCttgcagccccagcctgtggccagAGACAGCACCCAGCCAGGGACCCTGAGCGGCCGAGAGCATTCGCCACAGCATTTGGGCAGTGCAACCACGGACGGGTCCCTGTACCCCAGCAACCACGACAGAATGGCGGCTCCCGGGGGGAAAGGTAACTTCCTGCCATGTTCTGGGGAGCCTGTGGCACGGCCGGTGGAGGGGGCTGGCCGGCCTGCGGGCTCTGACCTGCCCTCTCTTTCCGCCTAGAGGATTCTTCTCGGACGTTAGCGCGGTTGTATGAAGCGGACTCGGCCGACGTGCAGCCGTCGTGTGCGCTGAGCGCAGGCCGTGTGCAGCACGCAGAAGCCGCCCCAGCCTTTGCCCAGCACTTGCTTGGCTCCCACGGGCACGTCCCGCAGGCGTGCGACTCTGGTCCCGAGTCCGGGACGCGGAGGGGGCCGCTGCTGTTGGCGCCGAGAAGCTAGGCGCTTctacctcagctgttgtggcaagGGCTCCAGGCACGCGGGAGCAGAGGCCGGGAGCAGCTCGGGTTCGAGCGGCGCTGATGTGTACATAGCGGGAACGTCCGTGTACAGCGTCTGTCGCTCAAG of Oryctolagus cuniculus chromosome 10, mOryCun1.1, whole genome shotgun sequence contains these proteins:
- the LRIG1 gene encoding leucine-rich repeats and immunoglobulin-like domains protein 1 isoform X2: MHVLHLEYNSLVEVNSGSLYGLTALHQLHLSNNSISRIHRDGWSFCQKLHELILSFNNLTRLDEESLAELSSLSVLRLSHNAISHIAEGAFKGLKNLRVLDLDHNEIAGTIEDTSGAFMGLDHLSKLTLFGNKIKSVAKRAFSGLEALEHLNLGENAIRSVQLDAFAKMKNLKELHISSESFLCDCQLKWLPPWLVSRTLQALVTATCAHPESLKGQSIFSVPPESFVCDDFPKPQIITQPETTMAVVGKDIRFTCSAASSSSSPMTFAWKKDNEVLANADMENFAHVRAQDGEVMEYTTILHLRHVTFGHEGRYQCVITNHFGSTYSHKARLTVNVLPSFTKMPYDIAIRTGTMARLECAATGHPNPQIAWQKDGGTDFPAARERRMHVMPDDDVFFITDVKIDDMGVYSCTAQNLAGSISANATLTVLETPSLAVPLEDRVVSVGETVAFQCKATGSPPPRITWLKGDRPLSLTERHHFTPGNQLLVVQNVVAEDAGRYTCEMSNALGTERAHSQLSILPTPGCRKDGTTVGIFTIAVVCSIVLTSLVWVCIIYQTRKRSEEYSVTNTDETIVPPDVPSYLSSQGTLSDRQETVVRTEGGHQANGHIESNGVCPRDTGLFPETDVHGIACRQPRLCAGSSKEPWKALEKADGTPGLPKMEHSGAVVCTDCSSAADTPSREKALQPQPVARDSTQPGTLSGREHSPQHLGSATTDGSLYPSNHDRMAAPGGKEDSSRTLARLYEADSADVQPSCALSAGRVQHAEAAPAFAQHLLGSHGHVPQACDSGPESGTRRGPLLLAPRS